The Penaeus chinensis breed Huanghai No. 1 chromosome 21, ASM1920278v2, whole genome shotgun sequence genome has a window encoding:
- the LOC125036729 gene encoding E3 ubiquitin-protein ligase Siah1-like isoform X1: MLYDRVSTITDQKITMSAFASKSGRVVPPQSPSQSGVPPGGNTDLASLFECPVCFDYVLPPILQCQSGHLVCANCRPKLTCCPTCRGPLGNIRNLAMEKVASTVMFPCKYSSSGCSATLLHTDKTEHEDTCEFRPYMCPCPGASCKWQGSLEQVMPHLMSVHKSITTLQGEDIVFLATDINLPGAVDWVMMQSCFGHHFMLVLEKQEKYDGHQQFFAIVQLIGSRKQAENFAYRLELNGLRRRLTWEATPRSIHEGVQSAIMNSDCLVFDTSIAQLFADNGNLGINVTISMC; encoded by the exons ATGTTATATGATAGGGTGTCTACAATAACAGATCAG aAAATAACAATGAGTGCATTTGCCAGCAAGAGTGGCCGGGTGGTACCCCCTCAGTCACCCAGTCAGTCTGGTGTACCTCCAGGAGGCAATACAGACTTAGCTAGCCTATTTGAATGCCCAGTGTGTTTTGATTATGTATTACCACCAATATTACAATGCCAGAGTGGTCACCTTGTCTGTGCCAACTGCCGCCCAAAATTGACATGCTGTCCAACCTGTAGAGGACCACTAG GCAATATCAGAAATCTAGCCATGGAGAAGGTGGCATCCACAGTCATGTTTCCTTGTAAGTATTCCTCGTCAGGCTGCTCAGCAACCCTCCTtcacacagacaaaacagaacATGAGGATACATGTGAGTTCCGTCCATACATGTGTCCATGTCCTGGAGCATCCTGTAAATGGCAGGGATCTTTGGAACAAGTTATGCCACACCTCATGAGCGTCCACAAAAGTATCACAACTCTACAAG GTGAGGATATAGTTTTCTTAGCAACAGATATCAATTTACCTGGAGCTGTAGATTGGGTCATGATGCAAAGCTGTTTTGGTCACCACTTTATGTTGGTTTTGGAGAAGCAAGAAAAATATGATGGACATCAACAATTCTTTGCAATAGTTCAACTAATAGGATCAAGAAAGCAAGCTGAAAACTTTGCCTACAG ATTGGAGTTAAATGGACTTCGACGAAGACTAACTTGGGAAGCCACACCACGATCAATACACGAAGGTGTGCAGTCAGCCATCATGAACTCTGACTGTCTTGTCTTTGACACATCCATTGCCCAGTTGTTTGCAGATAATGGTAACCTTGGAATCAATGTCACAATATCCATGTGCTGA
- the LOC125036729 gene encoding E3 ubiquitin-protein ligase Siah1-like isoform X2 has protein sequence MSAFASKSGRVVPPQSPSQSGVPPGGNTDLASLFECPVCFDYVLPPILQCQSGHLVCANCRPKLTCCPTCRGPLGNIRNLAMEKVASTVMFPCKYSSSGCSATLLHTDKTEHEDTCEFRPYMCPCPGASCKWQGSLEQVMPHLMSVHKSITTLQGEDIVFLATDINLPGAVDWVMMQSCFGHHFMLVLEKQEKYDGHQQFFAIVQLIGSRKQAENFAYRLELNGLRRRLTWEATPRSIHEGVQSAIMNSDCLVFDTSIAQLFADNGNLGINVTISMC, from the exons ATGAGTGCATTTGCCAGCAAGAGTGGCCGGGTGGTACCCCCTCAGTCACCCAGTCAGTCTGGTGTACCTCCAGGAGGCAATACAGACTTAGCTAGCCTATTTGAATGCCCAGTGTGTTTTGATTATGTATTACCACCAATATTACAATGCCAGAGTGGTCACCTTGTCTGTGCCAACTGCCGCCCAAAATTGACATGCTGTCCAACCTGTAGAGGACCACTAG GCAATATCAGAAATCTAGCCATGGAGAAGGTGGCATCCACAGTCATGTTTCCTTGTAAGTATTCCTCGTCAGGCTGCTCAGCAACCCTCCTtcacacagacaaaacagaacATGAGGATACATGTGAGTTCCGTCCATACATGTGTCCATGTCCTGGAGCATCCTGTAAATGGCAGGGATCTTTGGAACAAGTTATGCCACACCTCATGAGCGTCCACAAAAGTATCACAACTCTACAAG GTGAGGATATAGTTTTCTTAGCAACAGATATCAATTTACCTGGAGCTGTAGATTGGGTCATGATGCAAAGCTGTTTTGGTCACCACTTTATGTTGGTTTTGGAGAAGCAAGAAAAATATGATGGACATCAACAATTCTTTGCAATAGTTCAACTAATAGGATCAAGAAAGCAAGCTGAAAACTTTGCCTACAG ATTGGAGTTAAATGGACTTCGACGAAGACTAACTTGGGAAGCCACACCACGATCAATACACGAAGGTGTGCAGTCAGCCATCATGAACTCTGACTGTCTTGTCTTTGACACATCCATTGCCCAGTTGTTTGCAGATAATGGTAACCTTGGAATCAATGTCACAATATCCATGTGCTGA